A genome region from Geminicoccus roseus DSM 18922 includes the following:
- a CDS encoding TRAP transporter large permease translates to MSQEYISLLMFSSLMLLLLTGQRVFGAIGFVGAAAALLLWGDGATEMPFSSAITVMNWYPLLTLPLFIYMGYVLSESGIASDLYRMFHVWMGPVRGGLALGTIGLMVVISAMNGLSVAGMAIGASVALPELLRRGYDKVMVTGIVQAGSSLGILVPPSVVLVLYAMIARQPVLQLWLAGVFPGLLMAAFFAIYIYIRCRLQPHLGPALPAEERREISRAEKLQLLRAGFLPLAIFASMMGLFLTGVTSLVESAAVGAAAATVAALVKRRLTWPVMESTVRQTLGISCMFLWIILAALCFGAVYDGLGAVRALETLFLDRLALEPWQVMALMLLSFIVLGMFLDDTAMLVIVAPLYIPIVIELGFNAIWFGILYTITCQIAYITPPFGYNLFLMRAMAPPEITLGDIYRSIVPFVMIMVLSLGIIMAFPQIALWLPGLYSGG, encoded by the coding sequence ATGAGCCAGGAATACATCTCCCTCCTGATGTTCTCGTCGCTGATGCTCCTGCTGCTCACCGGGCAGCGCGTGTTCGGAGCGATCGGGTTCGTCGGTGCCGCGGCCGCGCTGCTCCTGTGGGGCGACGGCGCCACCGAAATGCCGTTCAGTTCCGCCATCACGGTGATGAACTGGTATCCGCTGCTCACCCTGCCGCTGTTCATTTACATGGGCTACGTCCTGTCGGAATCGGGAATCGCCAGCGACCTGTACCGGATGTTCCATGTCTGGATGGGCCCGGTGCGTGGCGGGCTCGCACTTGGCACCATCGGCCTGATGGTGGTGATCTCGGCCATGAACGGACTGAGCGTCGCCGGCATGGCGATCGGCGCCAGCGTGGCCCTGCCGGAGCTCCTGCGCCGCGGCTACGATAAGGTGATGGTCACCGGCATCGTCCAGGCCGGAAGCTCCCTGGGCATCCTGGTGCCGCCCAGCGTCGTGCTGGTGCTCTATGCGATGATCGCCCGCCAGCCGGTCCTGCAGCTTTGGCTGGCCGGCGTGTTCCCGGGGCTGCTGATGGCGGCGTTCTTCGCGATCTACATCTATATCCGCTGCCGCCTGCAGCCCCATTTAGGCCCGGCGCTGCCGGCCGAGGAACGCCGGGAGATCAGCCGGGCGGAAAAGCTGCAGCTCCTGCGGGCAGGTTTTCTGCCGCTCGCGATCTTCGCCTCGATGATGGGCCTGTTCCTGACCGGCGTGACCAGCCTGGTCGAGAGCGCCGCTGTCGGCGCCGCCGCCGCCACCGTGGCAGCACTCGTCAAGCGGCGGCTGACCTGGCCGGTGATGGAGAGCACCGTCCGCCAGACGCTCGGCATCAGCTGCATGTTCCTGTGGATCATCCTGGCCGCCTTGTGCTTCGGCGCCGTCTATGACGGCTTGGGAGCCGTGCGCGCCCTGGAGACGCTGTTCCTGGACCGGCTGGCGCTGGAGCCCTGGCAGGTCATGGCGCTGATGCTGCTCTCGTTCATCGTGCTCGGCATGTTCCTGGACGACACCGCGATGCTGGTGATCGTGGCGCCGCTCTACATCCCGATCGTGATCGAGCTCGGCTTCAACGCGATCTGGTTCGGCATCCTCTACACGATCACCTGCCAGATCGCCTACATCACCCCGCCGTTCGGCTATAACCTGTTCCTGATGCGCGCCATGGCGCCGCCCGAAATCACGCTGGGCGACATCTACCGATCGATCGTCCCCTTCGTGATGATCATGGTCCTTTCCTTGGGGATCATCATGGCCTTCCCACAGATCGCCTTGTGGTTGCCTGGCCTTTACTCCGGCGGATGA
- a CDS encoding YbfB/YjiJ family MFS transporter gives MSFSLQRSAGPALGPLVLAGLAALLTGIGLGRFAYAALVPGMIGEGHVDVAGAGYLAAANVGGYLIGAAGGGRIGRRFGTVHALRGSMIGTVLALLACAVPFSLAWLIVARLVAGITGGFLMVLAAPAVLARIPAERRGSAGGILFTGIGLGITFSGVVVPLLADLGTGPAWAVLALLGAGLTVLTWNAWPGQPVEAAASGAPAAAPQARPRLMLLGVAYASDAIGFVPHTVYWVDFVARDLGYGIGMGGIQWSLFGLGAAAGPAVMGMVAQRIGFGRAFVLALGIKAAAVILPVLSPSVPALVVSSILVGALTPASASLAAGRITELLQTDRRQQAWAQMTMLFALVQALGAVVMAELAAATHQMALLFLLGGSLLALGAGAAEIHRRLLDR, from the coding sequence ATGTCCTTCTCCCTCCAACGCAGTGCAGGTCCGGCCCTGGGCCCCCTGGTCCTCGCGGGGCTCGCCGCCCTTCTGACCGGCATCGGCCTCGGCCGCTTCGCCTATGCCGCCCTGGTGCCCGGGATGATCGGCGAGGGCCACGTGGATGTTGCCGGTGCCGGCTATCTCGCCGCTGCCAATGTCGGGGGCTACCTGATCGGCGCGGCCGGGGGAGGGCGGATCGGCAGGCGGTTCGGAACCGTCCATGCCCTGCGCGGCTCGATGATCGGGACGGTGCTGGCGCTGCTGGCCTGTGCCGTTCCATTTTCTTTGGCATGGCTGATTGTGGCGCGCCTGGTAGCCGGCATTACCGGCGGCTTCCTGATGGTGCTGGCGGCACCGGCGGTGCTGGCGCGGATACCAGCGGAGCGGCGGGGAAGCGCTGGCGGCATCCTGTTCACCGGCATCGGCCTGGGCATCACGTTCTCGGGGGTGGTGGTGCCGCTGCTGGCCGACCTGGGGACTGGTCCCGCCTGGGCAGTGCTGGCGCTCCTGGGAGCCGGGCTCACCGTCCTGACCTGGAACGCATGGCCCGGCCAGCCGGTGGAGGCCGCGGCTTCCGGCGCGCCCGCAGCGGCACCGCAGGCGCGACCGCGCCTGATGCTGCTGGGCGTGGCCTATGCCAGCGATGCCATCGGCTTCGTCCCCCACACGGTCTACTGGGTGGACTTTGTGGCGCGCGATCTCGGCTACGGGATCGGCATGGGCGGGATCCAATGGAGCCTGTTCGGCCTGGGCGCGGCCGCCGGCCCGGCCGTGATGGGCATGGTCGCGCAGCGGATAGGCTTTGGGCGGGCGTTCGTCCTGGCGCTCGGCATCAAGGCTGCGGCGGTGATCCTGCCGGTGCTCTCGCCATCGGTTCCGGCGCTGGTGGTATCCTCGATCCTGGTCGGCGCCCTCACGCCGGCGTCTGCCTCCCTGGCCGCCGGTCGCATCACCGAACTGCTGCAGACGGACCGGCGCCAGCAGGCCTGGGCGCAGATGACCATGCTGTTCGCCCTCGTCCAGGCGCTGGGTGCTGTGGTCATGGCGGAACTCGCCGCAGCCACCCACCAGATGGCGCTGCTGTTCCTGCTGGGCGGCTCCCTCCTGGCTCTCGGCGCAGGAGCCGCAGAAATCCATCGGCGTCTTCTCGATCGGTGA
- a CDS encoding methanogen output domain 1-containing protein — translation MSPRPASPADAPIDLERDVFLRMLLRELSGTLQDVVGLEEASGYISVVGAAVGAHLDGVYRKALQVDHLSREQVGQVLVDLKQRINGDFYIAEEREDRIVFASRSCPFGAFVEGRPSLCMMTSNVFGYMAAENLGYARVQIDKAIARGDDGCLVTVFLRPSEQNDEAREYFRRDEL, via the coding sequence ATGAGCCCGCGACCCGCCAGCCCTGCCGATGCTCCCATCGATCTGGAGCGGGACGTCTTCCTGCGCATGCTGCTGAGGGAACTGTCCGGCACGCTTCAGGATGTGGTCGGCCTGGAGGAGGCCTCCGGCTATATCAGCGTCGTCGGCGCCGCTGTCGGTGCACATCTCGATGGAGTGTATCGCAAGGCGCTGCAGGTGGACCACCTCTCCCGCGAGCAGGTCGGCCAGGTCCTGGTCGATCTCAAGCAGCGCATCAACGGCGACTTCTACATCGCCGAGGAACGCGAGGACCGGATCGTCTTTGCCAGCCGGTCCTGCCCATTCGGGGCCTTCGTCGAGGGCCGGCCATCCTTGTGCATGATGACGTCCAACGTCTTCGGCTACATGGCGGCGGAAAATCTGGGCTATGCGCGCGTTCAGATCGACAAGGCGATCGCGCGCGGCGACGATGGTTGCCTGGTCACGGTCTTCCTGCGTCCTTCAGAACAGAATGACGAGGCGCGAGAATATTTCCGGCGTGATGAGTTATAG
- a CDS encoding aldehyde dehydrogenase family protein gives MTVQRTISPVDQSVYVERELAEGAAIQRALDAARTAQAKWRQVPLAERIAIAGRFVEAMQAHKDAIGEEITWQMGRPITQTGGELGGFAERARYMMEVAPEGLADTGFTDKPGFTRFIRKVPVGVVFVIAPWNYPYLTAVNAVVPSILAGNAVILKHSAQTPLTAERFAQAFKEAGLPEGVFQFLHVGHADALQIIRSGAVNHVSFTGSVGGGHEVARAAGETFISTTLELGGKDPGYVRPDANLQHAIETLGDGAFFNSGQCCCGIERLYVHAQVYDAFIDGLASFAAGYRLGDPTNPETNIGPMAKTRAADFVRSQIADAVGKGARSLVDSRAFPMDEPGSPYLAPQVLVGVDHQMAVMRDESFGPVVGVMKVESDEEAVALMNDSPYGLTAAVWTSDTEAAEQIGDRLETGTVFMNRCDYLDPALAWTGVKDTGRGVSLSKFAYDHLTRPKSFHLREKL, from the coding sequence ATGACCGTCCAGCGCACCATCTCCCCCGTCGACCAGTCCGTCTATGTCGAGCGCGAACTCGCCGAAGGTGCGGCGATCCAGCGCGCGCTGGATGCGGCGCGGACAGCCCAGGCCAAATGGCGGCAGGTGCCGCTCGCCGAGCGGATCGCGATCGCCGGCCGGTTTGTGGAGGCGATGCAGGCGCACAAGGACGCGATCGGCGAGGAAATCACCTGGCAGATGGGGCGGCCCATCACCCAGACGGGTGGGGAACTGGGCGGGTTCGCCGAACGTGCCCGCTACATGATGGAGGTGGCGCCCGAGGGCCTGGCCGATACCGGCTTCACCGACAAGCCGGGCTTCACCCGCTTCATCCGCAAGGTGCCGGTGGGCGTGGTGTTCGTGATCGCCCCCTGGAACTATCCGTACCTGACGGCGGTCAACGCGGTGGTGCCGTCCATCCTCGCCGGCAACGCCGTGATCCTGAAGCACAGCGCCCAGACGCCATTGACGGCGGAGCGGTTCGCCCAGGCGTTCAAGGAAGCCGGCCTACCCGAGGGCGTGTTCCAGTTCCTCCATGTCGGTCACGCCGACGCGCTCCAGATCATCCGGTCCGGGGCGGTCAACCATGTCAGCTTTACCGGCTCGGTGGGCGGCGGCCACGAGGTGGCGCGGGCGGCAGGCGAGACGTTCATCTCGACCACGCTGGAACTCGGCGGCAAGGATCCCGGCTATGTCCGGCCCGATGCCAACCTGCAGCATGCCATCGAGACGCTCGGCGACGGGGCGTTCTTCAATTCCGGCCAGTGCTGCTGCGGGATCGAACGGCTCTATGTCCACGCCCAGGTCTACGACGCCTTCATCGACGGCCTGGCGAGCTTCGCGGCCGGCTATCGCCTGGGCGATCCCACCAATCCCGAAACCAATATCGGCCCGATGGCGAAGACACGCGCCGCGGATTTCGTGCGCAGCCAGATTGCAGACGCGGTCGGGAAGGGGGCCAGGTCCCTCGTGGACAGCCGGGCGTTCCCCATGGACGAGCCTGGCTCGCCCTACCTTGCGCCGCAGGTGCTGGTCGGGGTCGACCATCAGATGGCGGTGATGCGCGACGAGAGCTTTGGCCCGGTCGTCGGGGTGATGAAGGTGGAGAGCGACGAAGAGGCGGTGGCGCTGATGAACGACAGCCCCTACGGGCTGACGGCGGCGGTTTGGACCTCGGACACCGAGGCAGCCGAACAAATTGGCGACCGGCTGGAGACGGGCACCGTGTTCATGAACCGGTGCGACTATCTTGATCCCGCCCTGGCATGGACGGGCGTGAAGGACACAGGCCGGGGCGTGTCGTTGTCGAAGTTCGCCTACGACCATCTGACCCGGCCGAAATCCTTCCATCTGCGCGAAAAGCTCTGA
- a CDS encoding Lin0512 family protein, whose amino-acid sequence MNRLMFVELGMGADLQGQDPTRASVKAVKDAIGHNYLPAMRALVDEGHTMKVHVRLGVPAAAGQVDMETVKAALPHGEVTLEVVEGGMLTPSGTPEHGHICMVVAAIEVGV is encoded by the coding sequence ATGAATCGGTTGATGTTCGTCGAGCTCGGGATGGGTGCGGATCTCCAGGGGCAGGACCCGACCCGGGCTTCGGTCAAGGCGGTCAAGGACGCGATCGGCCACAACTATCTTCCGGCGATGCGTGCTCTGGTCGATGAGGGCCATACCATGAAGGTTCATGTTCGCCTGGGTGTGCCGGCTGCCGCCGGGCAGGTTGACATGGAGACCGTGAAGGCCGCCTTGCCCCATGGCGAGGTGACGCTGGAAGTGGTGGAGGGCGGCATGCTCACCCCGTCCGGAACACCGGAACATGGCCACATCTGCATGGTGGTCGCCGCGATCGAGGTGGGCGTCTGA
- a CDS encoding sensor histidine kinase, whose protein sequence is MDPIARLFQDPILLFDRHGALLEMNRPARTLLGIVLAPGNESRFDQIEGLRALLTLASGAGEPVVGGLRLQTASGEDLRVRARAVVTLRSGERREFAVQLLNKAKDEFSILSQRVVDLNREIVARRGTQARLEDTLAHNQVLYRELQHRVKNHLQMMLGMFSVARREAEDPGQRAVIRNLELKMRAIGEAQHLMYLSDSSTSVAADALLKALGEFFQALAGEEAQVTVAAQPIQIPNDMAFPLALIVNELLSNAVKYGLTDGRGRIEVVLRQIGPDLELEVQDSGTGFVPPPPGRRSSGLGLVRGLCRQIGAQLIISSGAGASVLVRIALPA, encoded by the coding sequence GTGGATCCGATCGCGCGCCTGTTTCAGGATCCCATCCTGCTGTTCGACCGCCACGGTGCTCTGCTGGAGATGAACCGGCCGGCGCGGACCCTGCTGGGGATTGTTCTGGCTCCGGGAAATGAGAGCCGGTTTGACCAGATCGAGGGCCTGCGAGCCCTGCTGACGCTGGCCTCAGGTGCTGGTGAGCCCGTCGTGGGCGGGCTCCGGCTGCAGACTGCCTCCGGGGAGGATTTGCGGGTTCGGGCACGGGCCGTCGTGACGCTCCGCTCCGGCGAGAGGCGCGAGTTCGCCGTCCAGCTCCTGAACAAGGCTAAGGACGAGTTTTCGATCCTCTCTCAGCGCGTGGTGGATCTCAATCGCGAGATCGTGGCCCGTCGAGGCACCCAGGCGCGCCTGGAGGATACGCTGGCGCACAACCAGGTCCTCTACCGCGAGCTGCAGCATCGGGTGAAGAACCACCTGCAGATGATGCTGGGGATGTTCTCGGTTGCACGGCGTGAAGCCGAGGATCCGGGCCAACGGGCGGTGATCCGCAACCTCGAGCTGAAGATGCGGGCGATCGGCGAAGCTCAGCACCTGATGTATCTGTCCGACAGTTCCACCAGCGTCGCGGCGGATGCGTTGCTCAAGGCCCTGGGAGAATTCTTCCAGGCCCTGGCCGGAGAGGAGGCCCAGGTCACCGTAGCCGCTCAGCCCATCCAGATCCCGAACGACATGGCGTTTCCGCTGGCGCTGATCGTCAATGAACTCCTGTCGAACGCCGTGAAATATGGCCTGACGGATGGTCGTGGCAGAATCGAGGTCGTCCTCCGTCAGATCGGACCCGACCTGGAGCTTGAAGTGCAGGACAGTGGCACCGGGTTCGTGCCTCCGCCGCCTGGCAGGCGTTCCTCCGGGCTCGGCCTTGTTCGTGGCCTGTGCCGCCAGATTGGGGCGCAGCTGATCATTTCTTCAGGGGCTGGTGCGAGCGTGCTAGTGCGAATAGCCCTGCCGGCATGA
- a CDS encoding DUF1328 domain-containing protein, whose amino-acid sequence MLYWALIFLVIALVAGLFGFGGIASASAGIAQILFFIFLVLLVVSLLMYFFRGRGTRV is encoded by the coding sequence ATGCTCTACTGGGCGCTCATCTTCCTTGTCATAGCGCTGGTCGCTGGGCTGTTTGGTTTCGGCGGCATCGCATCGGCTTCTGCGGGCATCGCGCAGATACTGTTCTTCATTTTCCTCGTGCTGCTCGTGGTCAGCCTGCTGATGTACTTCTTCCGCGGCCGGGGCACGCGGGTTTAA
- a CDS encoding TRAP transporter small permease subunit, translated as MPNAIRTYVRWVDAFNRTVGRLVMYLIFVMMGILLYSSISRTFFNEPISWVMEMAQFIMTGYYLLGGAYSMQTDSHVRMDLLYGRWSPKRQAITDVITIFFLIFYLVFLLVGAISSTEYAISYGQKNYTAWAPPLAPIKIIMSIGIFLMLLQAIATFFKDWARMRGETLA; from the coding sequence TTGCCGAACGCGATCAGGACCTATGTGCGGTGGGTAGACGCCTTCAACCGCACCGTAGGTCGGCTCGTCATGTATCTGATTTTCGTGATGATGGGGATTCTCTTATACTCTTCCATTTCTCGCACGTTCTTCAATGAGCCGATCAGCTGGGTCATGGAAATGGCCCAGTTCATCATGACGGGCTACTATCTTCTTGGTGGGGCCTATTCCATGCAGACGGACTCCCATGTTCGCATGGATCTGCTCTACGGTCGCTGGTCGCCCAAGCGGCAGGCCATCACTGACGTCATCACCATCTTCTTCTTGATCTTCTATCTGGTCTTCCTGCTGGTCGGGGCGATCTCCAGTACCGAGTACGCAATCAGCTACGGCCAGAAGAACTATACTGCCTGGGCACCACCCCTGGCGCCGATCAAGATCATCATGTCGATTGGCATCTTTCTCATGCTGCTCCAGGCTATCGCGACCTTCTTCAAGGACTGGGCGCGGATGCGCGGGGAGACCTTGGCATGA
- a CDS encoding DUF4242 domain-containing protein, which yields MSVFMVERDLQGIGMDALGNAQKAAIGKAQEMSADGTKIRYIRSTFAPEDGRCMCLFEAESAAAVQKLNDEAGLPYQRVVPALDLTP from the coding sequence ATGTCGGTCTTCATGGTGGAGCGCGATCTCCAGGGCATCGGGATGGACGCCCTCGGCAATGCCCAGAAGGCTGCGATCGGCAAGGCGCAGGAGATGTCGGCGGACGGCACCAAGATCCGCTACATCCGGTCGACCTTCGCGCCGGAGGACGGGCGCTGCATGTGCCTGTTCGAGGCCGAATCGGCCGCCGCCGTCCAGAAGCTCAACGACGAGGCCGGACTGCCTTACCAGCGGGTCGTTCCTGCCCTCGACCTGACGCCCTGA
- a CDS encoding amidase family protein, with translation MSGIWMPMHCAGARIGVLQDFLGSEDIHQLINAAAREAADLMRSLGAEVVDFSIPDLADLTAGMGTSDYETRIAMNAYLARSGDGAPFTTLDSGKVDPVIEKSLRSAVGNEGGMEDPAYQAIFRKRDELQKAVLAAMAENDLDAILYPHQRRLVAPAGESQLERNGAPSNATGFPAITFPGGFAEATDTAPIGMELLGRLFAEGELNGLAYAFERGVPLLAQD, from the coding sequence ATGTCGGGTATCTGGATGCCGATGCACTGCGCGGGGGCCCGGATCGGCGTCCTGCAGGACTTCCTTGGCTCCGAGGACATTCACCAGCTGATCAACGCCGCGGCCAGGGAGGCTGCCGACCTCATGCGTTCGCTGGGCGCCGAGGTGGTCGACTTCTCGATCCCGGACCTTGCCGATCTGACCGCCGGTATGGGCACCAGCGACTACGAGACCCGGATCGCCATGAATGCCTATCTGGCCAGGAGCGGCGACGGCGCGCCCTTCACGACCCTGGACAGCGGCAAGGTCGACCCCGTCATCGAGAAGAGCCTGCGTTCCGCCGTCGGCAACGAGGGAGGCATGGAGGATCCGGCCTACCAGGCGATCTTCCGCAAGCGTGACGAGTTGCAGAAGGCGGTCCTGGCGGCGATGGCGGAGAACGACCTGGATGCCATCCTCTACCCGCACCAGCGGCGCCTGGTCGCCCCGGCAGGTGAGTCGCAACTGGAGCGCAACGGCGCTCCGTCGAACGCGACCGGCTTCCCGGCGATCACCTTCCCGGGCGGCTTCGCGGAAGCCACCGACACGGCGCCGATCGGCATGGAATTGCTGGGGCGGCTCTTCGCCGAGGGGGAGCTGAACGGGCTGGCCTATGCCTTCGAGCGGGGCGTGCCGCTGCTGGCGCAGGACTGA
- a CDS encoding TRAP transporter substrate-binding protein has product MAKRRDFVTKAGLATVAAVGTSTIAAPYVKAQSPIKWRMQTYAGPALAEHVIKPSIDAFNKAANGEMEIELYFSDQLVPQGELFRAVQRGTIDACQSDDDSMASPVDVAIFGAYFPFASRYSLDVPALWHGYGLKEIWEEAYGEVDGVTWLGTGSWDPCNFATTKPIRSVADLKGLRVFTFPTGGRFLQRFGVVPVTLPWEDIEVAMQTGELDGIAWCGMTELYTVGWADVTKYYLTNNISGAWAGSYFANTERWNEVPDHLKTLFQLSMDSSNYYRQHWYWWGEAHYRATGGKLELTTIPEGEWKQVQDEAMVFWDEIAATSDRNAKVVQILKDYIAVMEKAGPPYRYA; this is encoded by the coding sequence ATGGCGAAGAGACGCGATTTCGTCACGAAGGCCGGACTGGCGACCGTTGCCGCGGTCGGCACCTCGACCATTGCAGCTCCTTATGTGAAGGCGCAGTCGCCGATCAAATGGCGGATGCAGACCTATGCCGGCCCCGCGCTGGCCGAGCACGTGATCAAGCCGTCGATCGACGCCTTCAACAAGGCTGCCAACGGCGAGATGGAGATCGAGCTCTACTTCTCCGACCAGCTGGTGCCGCAGGGCGAACTGTTCCGGGCGGTGCAGCGCGGCACCATCGACGCCTGCCAGAGCGACGACGACTCGATGGCGTCCCCGGTCGATGTCGCGATCTTCGGCGCCTATTTCCCGTTCGCCTCCCGCTACAGCCTGGACGTTCCCGCACTCTGGCACGGCTATGGCCTGAAGGAGATCTGGGAAGAAGCCTATGGCGAGGTCGACGGCGTCACCTGGCTGGGGACCGGCTCCTGGGATCCCTGCAACTTCGCCACCACCAAGCCGATCCGCAGCGTCGCCGACCTCAAGGGCCTGCGCGTGTTCACCTTCCCGACCGGCGGCCGGTTCCTGCAGCGCTTCGGCGTGGTGCCGGTGACCCTGCCTTGGGAGGACATCGAGGTCGCCATGCAGACCGGCGAGCTGGACGGCATCGCCTGGTGCGGCATGACCGAACTCTACACAGTCGGCTGGGCCGACGTGACCAAGTACTACCTCACCAACAACATCTCGGGCGCCTGGGCCGGCTCCTACTTCGCCAACACCGAGCGGTGGAACGAGGTCCCCGACCATCTCAAGACCCTGTTCCAGCTCTCCATGGACAGCTCGAACTACTATCGCCAGCACTGGTACTGGTGGGGCGAGGCGCATTACCGCGCGACGGGGGGTAAGCTGGAGCTGACCACCATTCCCGAAGGCGAATGGAAGCAGGTCCAGGACGAGGCAATGGTGTTCTGGGACGAGATCGCCGCCACCAGCGACCGCAACGCCAAGGTGGTGCAGATCCTCAAGGACTATATCGCGGTCATGGAAAAGGCCGGCCCGCCCTACCGCTACGCCTGA
- a CDS encoding alpha/beta fold hydrolase, which produces MSDYTSFEVANFQLEKGGVLPTARLAYATRGKLNAARDNAILVPSWYTGTHDDCETYLLGEGRALDPGKYFIILTNLLGNGLSSSPSNSEAPVERGRFPKVTIQDNVRLQHRMITEQLGIERLRLVTGFSMGACQTFQWASQYPDMVQNACPIAGSARTGNYNKVFLLALRRALQLDPAFAEGFYDRPPVNGLRAFAAIYAGWGTSEPFYRESVFGALGSRNTVEHVADFWEPFFMRCDANNLLSQLWTWENGDISANSTFGGDLGAALGAIKSRTIIVPIDNDRYFPPVDSHNEARQIAQAKVAVVASPWGHMAAMNPGDSGQIDAPLRELLAD; this is translated from the coding sequence ATGAGCGACTACACGTCCTTTGAAGTGGCGAACTTCCAGCTTGAGAAGGGCGGCGTGCTGCCGACGGCGCGGCTCGCCTACGCTACCCGCGGCAAGCTCAACGCCGCCCGCGACAACGCCATCCTGGTGCCGAGCTGGTACACCGGCACCCATGACGACTGCGAGACCTATCTGCTCGGCGAGGGGCGGGCGCTCGACCCCGGCAAGTATTTCATCATCCTGACGAACCTTCTCGGGAATGGTCTTTCCTCGTCGCCCAGCAACAGTGAGGCTCCGGTGGAGCGCGGCCGCTTTCCCAAGGTCACTATCCAGGACAATGTCCGCCTGCAGCACCGGATGATCACCGAGCAACTCGGCATCGAGCGGCTGCGGCTGGTCACCGGCTTCTCGATGGGCGCCTGCCAGACCTTCCAGTGGGCATCGCAATACCCGGACATGGTGCAGAACGCCTGCCCGATCGCCGGCTCGGCCAGGACCGGCAACTACAACAAGGTGTTCCTGCTGGCCCTGCGTCGCGCCCTGCAGCTCGACCCCGCCTTCGCCGAAGGCTTCTACGACCGCCCGCCGGTCAACGGCCTGCGCGCCTTCGCGGCGATCTATGCCGGCTGGGGCACGTCCGAGCCGTTCTACCGGGAGAGCGTGTTCGGCGCCCTGGGCTCGCGCAACACGGTGGAGCATGTCGCCGATTTCTGGGAGCCCTTCTTCATGCGCTGCGATGCCAACAACCTGCTCTCGCAGCTCTGGACCTGGGAGAACGGCGACATCAGCGCGAACTCCACCTTCGGCGGCGACCTCGGTGCGGCCCTGGGGGCCATCAAGTCCCGCACGATCATCGTGCCGATCGACAACGACCGATACTTCCCGCCGGTGGACAGTCACAATGAGGCTCGCCAGATCGCGCAGGCCAAGGTGGCGGTGGTGGCGTCGCCATGGGGGCACATGGCTGCGATGAACCCAGGCGATTCAGGCCAGATCGATGCTCCCCTGAGGGAACTGCTGGCGGACTGA
- a CDS encoding response regulator, producing MTGVDQGGEKPPAAPDGAVELSPEKERRGRVLIVEDNWLIAVELESVLEEAGYAVVGLAMSADEAVEMGAAQRPDLVLMDIRLRGDRDGIDAATELRDRYDVPSVFTTAHGEPETRARGQAARPLGWIIKPITGADLVLRLDEIQRAGP from the coding sequence ATGACGGGAGTGGATCAAGGCGGGGAGAAGCCGCCGGCAGCGCCGGACGGTGCAGTGGAGCTCAGCCCTGAGAAGGAGAGGCGAGGGCGCGTCCTGATCGTGGAGGACAACTGGCTGATTGCGGTTGAACTGGAGTCGGTTCTGGAAGAAGCCGGCTACGCGGTTGTGGGCTTGGCGATGAGTGCCGACGAGGCGGTCGAGATGGGGGCTGCCCAACGGCCGGACCTCGTTCTGATGGATATCCGGCTCCGCGGCGATCGCGACGGCATCGATGCGGCGACCGAACTGCGCGACCGCTACGACGTCCCCTCGGTTTTCACCACGGCGCATGGCGAGCCCGAAACCCGGGCGCGCGGCCAGGCCGCACGCCCGCTCGGCTGGATCATCAAGCCGATCACCGGCGCCGATCTCGTCCTGAGGCTGGACGAGATCCAGCGTGCCGGCCCCTGA